AGTTGATGTAGGTGTTGGTCAGGATCCGGTAGAGCCAGGCCTTCAGGTTCGTGCCCTGCTCGAACTGGTGAAAGGCCGCGTACGCCTTCAGGTAGGTCTCCTGGACCAGGTCTTCGGCATCCGCCGGGTTGCGCGTCATGCGCAGCCCAGCAGCGTAGAGCTGATCGACGAATGGCATCGCGTCCCGCTCGAACCGGGCCCTGCGCTCGTCCGTCTTCTCGGTGGTCAACCGCACATCCCCTCGCGTCGGATGCTTTCCCGCCGAGGATACGCGCACGGACCTGCCCACAGATTCACTTCCGGCTGGTGTGCCCGTGCTCACCGCACCCACCCCGCCCGGTCCCGCTGTCACGGGCCAGTCCGGACCATCCAACAGCTGTCGCAGCTGCCGGGCGTCCCGCTCGTCCCGTTCCAGGCTTCGTGTCTCGGTCGGCACCGGTCACCCCCCTCGCAGAAAAGTCGTCCGGGGTTAGTAACGCGAGATGACCGGTGAGGCATTCCGCCCGGCTCTCCCGTTCCTGGTCCCGGCCCCGGTGGCGCCGGCGCTGGGACCAGGAAGGGCCTGGGAGGACTGGTGCCGTCCGTCCGATTCGGGCCGGCGGCACCATCGGATGCAACGACCCGCGACCGGCAGCGGAAACGGTCGGGAGGCTCAGTCGGCCACCCAGCGGTGCCGGCGCAGCCAGTCCCCCACCACGTCCGCCGTGCCGGCCGGGTCCCGCCGTAGGTCGTGCGTCTCGCCCGGCCGGGTCACGACCTGCACGGTCGGCCCGGACGCGGGCACGCCGAACGGGTCCCGGTCACCGTTGACCACAAGCGTCGGCAGGCCGGTGGCCAGCTCGGCGGCCCGGGAGCGTTCCGGCCGGCCGGGCGGGTGCAGCGGAAAGGCCAGCGCGACGACACCGGCCGCGCCCACTGCGCGGGCCGTCCGGCAGGCCACCCGCGCGCCGCTGGAACGACCACCGACAAGCACGGTGGTCACCTCGCCGTGGCGGGCGCGCAGCGCGGCGAGCACCGCCGTCCACGCCTCGTCGAGGTGCCCGGCGGGGGCCGGCGCGCGACGGCCGGCGACCCGGTAGGGCTGGGTCACCCGAATCACCGCCAGGCCGGCCGCGACCGCCGTGTCCCGTACCGCGAGCAGGTCGGGCGCGTCCACGCTGCCGCCCGCCCCGTGCCCGAGCACCAGCAGGGCGGCAGCCGACCGGGCCGGCAGGTCGGTGTCGATCCGCGCCGGGCCGCGGGGGGTGTCGATGTCTTCGCTGGGCAGCACCGACCCATTCTGCGCCGACCTGGCCGGTCACCGGGACGGGTTCGCCCCCGGCGGTCAGCTCAGCGGCACCAGGGTGAGCAGGCGGTCGCGTACCGGCGGCCCGGCGTCGTCGGCCGCGTCCGGATCGGGCTCGACCTCGCCGCGCCAGGCGACAAGCATCGCCCGCCTCTCGCGGGGTGTGGTCGCCCCCCACACGCCGTGGCAGTCACCGACCTCCAGCGCCCACGCCAGGCAGGAACCCTGCACGTCACAACTGCGGCACAGCGCGACGGCGGCGTCCGCCGGCTCGTTCGGCGCCGGAAAGAACGTCTCCGGATCGACGCTCTGGCACGTCCCTCTGGTGCGCCACGCGTCGTCCTCTCGGCGTTCTCGCAAGGCCCGCAGCAGCCGCGGATCTCTCCGTGCCGCAGCCACCTCGTGCGGGCGGGGCATACGCGCCCGTGTCATTCCACCCACCTCCCCCGTGGGACCGGCAAGATCGGTGGACGTCGTCCGCCCCGTGCGAATCGACAGCCACTACCGGCGCTGTGTTGTATCGCACTTCCCGACACCGGGACAAGGGGCTACGGAGAACATGGCTGAACGGCCAGGCGACGAATCGAGCAGAACCCTGGCAAATCGGTGCCCGACGATGCCTGTCATTTTCAGAACAGGGTCAGCTCCGGTGGGGCCGGCAGCGGCGGAACGGACACCCGGGCGGTCAACTCCGGGCCGTCGTTGCGGACGTCACCCACCGCCGGCCCGACCGGGCGGATCTCCAACCCGGCCAGGCGGTCGGGCGACGCGGGCGCGAGCAGGCGTTCGGGCTCGTCGCACGGCCCCAGCCAGGACGACCACCGATCGGGCGGCAGCAGCACCGGCATCCGGTCGTGCACCTCGGCCAGCTCGCCGAGCGCAGCGGTGGTCAGCACGCTGAAGGTGAGCCGGCTCTCGGCGGCGGACTCCCACACCGACCAGATGCCGGCCAGGGCGAGCACCGAGCCGTCGGCCGGGGTCATGAAGTACGCCTGCCGGCCGCCGTCGGGCTGGCGGACCCACTCGTACCAGCCGTCGGCCGGGACCAGGCAGCGGCGGCGGGCGAACGCCCCGGCGTACGCCCGGCTGGTGGCCACCGTCTCGGCCCGCGCGTTGATCATGCGGGCCGCGCCGGCGGCGGACCGGGACCAGTGCGGCAGAAACCCCCAGCGGGCGACGCACAGGCTGCGGTGCCCCTCCGCGGTGAGCCGGATCAGCGGCACGCGATCGGTGGGCGCGACGTTGTGATCCGGTCGGATCGGGCCGTCGGTGTCGTCGGACGACTCGAACAGCGCGCTCAACTCGCCGGAGCCACGGGTCGTCGCGTACCTGCCGCACATGCGCTCACGCTAACTCGTCGGGGGCCCGGCCTGCTGTCCCGCCAACCGGGAGTACGACCGCCGGTCCGCGTCACCCACCGGCGGACACGGCAGAATGTAACCGTGGGGAATCTGACCGCGACCCGGCCGCCGCAGCCGTGGACCGCACCTACCGCATCCGACCCGGTGACGGCGACACTGCGCCTGCCCGGTTCCAAGTCGATGACCGCCCGCGCCCTGGTGCTCAGCGCCGTGGCCGCCGGGCCGTCGACGCTCGCCGAGCCGCTGCGCGCCCGCGACACCGAGCTGATGGCAGCCGGCCTGCGGGCGATGGGTACGCACGTCTCGATCAGCGACGACGAGCGTTGGCTGGTCCGGCCGCACCCGCTGGTCGGCCCGGCGCACGTGGACGTCGGGCTGGCCGGCACCGTGATGCGGTTCGTGCCACCGGTGGCGGGCCTGGCCGACGGGCAGGTCACCTTCGACGGTGACCCGTACGCCCGTACCCGCCCGCTCGGCCCGCTGGTCGGCGCGCTGCGCTCGCTCGGCGTCCGGATCGACGTCACAGGCACGGGCAGCCTGCCGCTGACCGTGCGCGGCACCGGTGGGGTCACCGGCGGTGAGGTGGTGATCGACGCGTCCGTGTCCAGCCAGTTCGTCTCCGCGTTGCTGCTGGCCGCCCCACGCTTCGACCGGGGCGTCGTGGTCCGCCACGTCGGCCCGCCGGTGCCCTCCGCGCCGCACCTGCGGATGACCGTGCAGATGCTGCGGGCCGCCGGCGCCGCTGTCGACGACACCACTCCCGACGTGTGGACCGTCGAGCCCGGCCCGCTCACCGGGCGCGGCTGGGAGATCGAGCCCGACCTCTCCGGCGCCGTGCCGTTCTTCGCCGCCGCCCTCGTCACCGGCGGCGAGGTCACCCTCACGGGTTGGCCGCACAGCAGCGCCCAGCCGCTCGAACAGCTCCGCTCGCTGCTGCAGCGGATGGGCGGCGAGGTCACCCTCACCACCGCCGGGCTGACCGTGCGGGGCACCGGGGTGGTGCACGGCCTGACCGCCGACCTGTCCGACGTCAGCGAGCTGACCCCCGTGCTGACCGCGCTGGCCATGCTTGCCGACTCACCGTCGGTCCTCACCGGCGTCGCGCACATCCGCGGCCACGAGACCGACCGACTGGGCGCGCTGGCGCGGGAGTTCGCCGCCCTCGGGGCCGACATCACGGAGACGCCGGACGGGCTGGAGATCAGGCCCCGGCCGCTGCGCGGCGGGACGTTCGGCACCTACCACGATCACCGGATGGCGCACGCCGCCGCGGTTGTCGGGCTCGCCGTGCCGGGCATCGAGGTGGACGACGTGGGGTGTACCTCCAAGACCATGCCCGAGTTCCCGGCACTATGGTCAGCGATGGTGACCGGAAAGTGCGCGTCCGGAAACCCCGCCGCGGCCGCTGCGGGGTTTCCGGACGCTCACTGAGCTGAGGCGAGAAGAGGACAGGTCCTGGCGACCAGACGGCGGGAGTACGACGAGGACGACGTACGGGTCCGGCCCGGAAAGTCCTCGCGTCCGCGTACGCGCACCCGACCCCAGCACAGCGACGCGGTGGACGGCTTCGTCATCGCGGTCGACCGGGGGCGCTACCAGTGCGTGCTGGCCGGCGCCGAACGTGGCGTGGTGGGGGCCGAGCTGCCCACGGTGACCGCGATGCGGGCCCGGGAGCTGGGCCGCAAGTCGGTGGTCGTGGGTGACCGGGTCAGCCTCGTCGGGGACACCTCCGGCGCCGAGGGCGCGCTCGCCCGCATCGTCCGGATCGCCGAGCGCCGCTCGGTGCTGCGCCGCACCGCCGACGACGACGAGACCACCGCCGAGGGTCGGCTGGAACGGGTGGTGGTGGCGAACGCCGACCAGTTGGTGATCGTCAGCGCGTTGGCCGACCCACCCCCGCGCACCGGGTTCATCGACCGTTGCCTGGTGGCCGCGTACGACGCGGACGTCGAGCCGCTGCTCTGCCTCACCAAGGCCGATCTGGCCGGGCCGGAGGAGGTGCTCGGCTACTACACCGAGCTGGAGCTGCCGTACGTGCTCAACCGCCCCGACTCCGACCTGCGGGCCCTCCGCGCGCTGCTCAGCGGCAAGGTGTCGGTGATGGTCGGGCACTCCGGGGTGGGCAAGTCGACGCTCGTCAACCGCCTCGTCCCGGACGCGCTGCGCGCGGTCGGCGTGGTCAGCGCGATCGGTCGCGGCCGGCACACCTCGACGAGCGCGGTGGCGTTGCGGCTGCCGCCGGTGCCCGGGGTCGACACCGATCCGGGCTGGATCATCGACACGCCGGGCATCCGCAGCTTCGGGTTGGCGCACGTCTCCGCCGACAGCCTGCTGCACGGCTTCCCGGACCTGGTGGAGGGCACCGTCGACTGCCCGCCCAACTGCCCGCACACGGCCGACGAGGCCGACTGCGGGCTGGACGCCTGGGTGGCCGCCGGCAAGGCCGACCCGCGCCGGCTGGCGTCGTACCGCCGGTTGCTCGCCTCCCGGGCCGGCGACGGCGACGCGCGCGGCGACAGCGACAGGCGCGGGCCCGGCGAGGGTGACAGGCGCGGGCCCGACGAGTGACCCGGCGGGCGTCGGCTAGGTTGCCGGCATGACCGGGTACGCCGACGACCTCGCCCTCGCCCACCTGCTCGCCGATCGGGCCGACGCCATCGCCCTGGACCGGTTTCGGGCGCTCGATCTGCGGGTGGAGACGAAGCCCGACCTGACGCCGGTCTCCGACGCCGACACCGCAGTGGAGCGGGAGATCCGGGCGCTGCTGGCCGAGCACCGGCCCGCCGACGGACTGCTCGGTGAGGAGTACGGCGCGCAGCCGTCCGCCGATCCGAACGGCCGTCGGTGGATCATCGACCCGATCGACGGCACCAAGAACTTCGTCCGTGGCGTGCCGGTGTGGGCCAGCCTGATCGCGCTGTACGACGGCGACCGGCCGGCGGTCGGCGTGGTGTCGGCGCCGGCGTTGGGTCGGCGCTGGTGGGCGAGCGCGGGCGCGGGCGCGTACGCCGGGCCGGGTCCGGCCGCGGGCGACCGGATCGGGGTCTCGGCGGTGCGTCGGGTCGCCGACGCGAGCGTCTGCTACTCGTCGCTGACCGGGTGGGAGGCCGCCGGGCGACTCGACGCGCTGCTCGACCTGTTGCGCGCCGGTTGGCGCAGCCGGGCGTACGGCGACTTCTACGGCTACATGCTGCTGGCCGAGGGCGCACTCGACGTGATGGCCGAGCCGGAGTTGTCGCTGTGGGACGTGGCGGCGCTGGTACCGATCATCACGGAGGCGGGTGGCACGATCACGGATCTGGAGGGTCGACAGTCCCCGACCGGCGAGCCGGGCACCGAGAGCAGCGTGGTGGCCACCAACTGTGTGCTGCACGCCGACATCCTCGCCCGGCTGAATCGGCCAGCCGAGCGCTGACCCCCGGCAACCTCTATCCTCGCCAGGTGGTCTCCTCCGGCTGGTGCTTCCTCGCGGCGATGATCGTCGCGTACGGCTTCGCCAACCTGCTCCAGTCGGTGGCTGCGGCACGCACCACAGTCCACCACACGTTCGATCCGGGTCTGCTGCTGCGACTGGCCGGGCACCGGACGTACCTGGTGGGGTTGAGCTGCCAGATCGGCGGTTTCGTGCTCGCCTTCCTGGCCCGGCGGGACCTGCCCCTGTTCCTGGTGCAGGCGAGCGTGGCGGCCGGGCTCGGGGTGACCGCCATCATCGGCGTGCTGGTGCTCAAGTGGCGGTTGCCGATGGCGGAGGTGGCCCTGCTGGCGCTGCTCTTCGCCGGGATCACCGCCCTGGTGCTGGCCGCCCGGCCGGCGCCGTCGAAACAGCTCGGCACCGCCGGCTCGGTGGCCCTGCTGGTGGCGCTCGGGGTGATCGCGGTGCTCGGCGTCTTCACCGTCCGACTGCACGGAGCGCCCGGGTCGGTGGCCCTGGGCTCACTGGCCGGGCTGGCGTTCTCCTCGGCCGCGGTCGCGGCCCGGCCGCTGGCCTCCGCGCCGTCGGCCGAGGCGTTCCTCGCCGACCCGCTGTTCTACCTGCTGATCGCCCACTCGGTCGTCGGCCAACTGCTCCTCGGCCTGGCCATGCAGCGCGGCTCGACGACCGCGGCGGTCGCCGCCATGGACGCCGCCGGCGCGGTGCCGGCGGCAATCGTCGGTCTGCTGCTGCTCAACGACAAGATCTGGCCGGGGCGGGAGTGGCTGGCCGCCACCGGTTTCCTGGTCACCCTCGCCGCCGTGATCGGCCTGACCCGCTACGCCCAGCCGCAGCAGCACCGCTCGGTGGCACACCGCCGGGATCGGGCCATGGTCGGCGCCGGCCGGTCCCTCTGACCGGCCGGCGCATCCGATTGCACGCCGCTCACGCCTCGACGGGCTTGCGGCGGCTCACCACCCGCTCGTAGAGGCGCTCCAGCGCCCCGGCGGTCCGTTCCCAGGTGTAGCTGCTGCGGACGCGGTCCACGGCGGCGTGACCGTAGGCGAACCGGCCGGCGTTGTCGCCGAGCAGTCGGCGCAGGGAGACCCCGAGCGCCCGCACGTCCCCGGGAGGCACGAGCCGGCCGGTGACCTCGTCGACCACGGCGTCCGCCAGGCCGCCCATCGCGTAGCCGACCACTGGCACGCCGCAGGCCATCGCCTCCAGCGAGACCCGCCCGGCCGAGGAGTAGTGCGGGGTGCAGGCCACCACGTCGGCGGACCGGTACCAGGTCGCCATCTGGTCGTGCGGAACCGCCCCGACCAGGCGCACCTGGTCGGCCACCCCGGCGCGCTCGGCCAGCTCACGGAGGCGACGCGCCTCCGCGTGGTTGGCCAGCTCACCGGCGGCTGGGCCACCGGCGATCACCAGCTCGGCGTCGCCGACCAGCCGCATGGCCCGGATCAGGTCGTCCTGGCCGTGCCCCGGGGACAGTCCACCGACGGAGAGGATGCGGGCCCGCTGTTCGCGCGGCGCCGCCTCGCCGTCCGGGTGGAACTGCGCGATGTCCACCCCGGCGGGCACCATCGCCACCGAGGTGCGTTGCAGACCCATCCGGGTCAGCTCGTCCACCTCGTCGTTGCACTGGGCGACGGCGATGTCCACAGCCCTGGTCAGCGCGCGCTCCAGCGGGATCCGCTCTCCCGGGCCGTCGTAGTTGCCGCCCAGGTGGCGCAACTGCTCCACCCCGAGCGAGTGGAAGGTCTGCACGACCGGGATGTCGGTCTCCCGGACTGCGTGCGCCGCCGCCAGGCCACCGATCCAGTAGTGCCCGTGCACCACCTCGGGACGCCAGGCGCCGCTCCACTCGTCGGTCAGCCAGCGTCCGAACTCGGTGACGTGCGGTATCAGACCGGCGGTGGGCAGGGCGGTCGCCGGGCCGACGGGCACCCGGTGCACCCGGTAGCCGTCGACCTCCGCCGTCGCCGGCAGCCCCGGGTCGTCCCGGCGCTCGTAGATGCGGACATCGTGGCCTCTGCCAACCAGCTCGGCGGCGACCCGCGCGATGTGTTGTTGGGTGCCGACCGGCGGGCCGTCGGCGTGCCGGTACGAACTGGTGTGCGCGCAGACGAGGCCGACGCGCATGGGTCACCTCCCTGCGATCTTTTCCTCGGCGGTCCCGGTCAGAGCGTCCCATTAACCTGGGGACCCGGAGCCGAAACCTGGCAGATCGGGAACAGTCACCGCAGGTGCCACCGACACTTGCGCCACGGCAATCACACGAGCCCCGTTCCGGTGCCGGTAGGGACGCTTCCCGATGATCCTCCGGCCGCTGGTGGTATGACCGGGCCCGACCGGGGGTACCGCTCAGGAATGCCGCTGACCCGCACCCTCGACGATTCGACCGTGGTGATCACCGGCGCGTCCAGCGGGATCGGCACGGCCACCGCGTACGCGCTGGCCCGCCGGGGCGCCGCAGTGGTGCTCGCCGCCCGCAGCGAGCCCGCGCTGCGACAGGTCGCGCAGCGCTGCCGAGAGCTGGGCGGGCGGGCGTTGGCCGTCCCGACGGACGTGACCGATCTGGAGTCCGTACAGCAGTTGGCCGACCGCGCGGTGGGCGAGTTCGGGCGCATCGACGCCTGGGTCAACAACGCAGCGGTGAGCGCGGTGGGTCTGTTCGACGAGATCCCGGTCGCCGAGTTCCGACGCGTGTTGGAGGTCAACCTGCTGGGCACGGTGCACGGGATCAAGGCCGCGCTGCCGTACCTCGGCGCGGCCGGCGGCGGCGTGCTTGTCAACAACGCCTCGGTGCTGGCCGAGGTGGCGATGCCGTACCAGTCGGCGTACAACGCCGCCAAGCACGGCATCCGCGGGCTGTCCGACACCGTCCGGCAGGAGCTGCGAGTCACCGGTCGGGGGCAGATCTCCGTCTGCACAGTGCTGCCGGCAACCATCGACACGCCCTTCTTCCGGCACGCGGCCAACCACAGCGGTCGGGAACTGGTGCCACCCCCGCCGGTCTACCCGCCGGAGGTGGTCGCCGAGACGATCGTGCGGTTGCTGCGCCGGCCGCGCCGCGAGGCGTACGCCGGTGGCGCCGCCCGGCTGGTCGGCCTCCAGTGGCGGTTGGCGCCGGCTCTGATGGAGCGCACCCTCGGCTGGTACGTCCACCGCACCCAGTTCGGTCCGGGCGCGCGGCTGGACAGCACCGGAAACGTGTTCCACGCCGATGGGCAGGCCGACCGCAGCGGGGGTTGGCACGGCCGGCGGCGTCAGCTGGTGCGGATGACAGCCGCGTTCGGGCTCGCGGCGGCCGGCACCGCCGTCGGCACCATGGCCATGAACCGCCGATCCCGATCGGATCGCTGATGACAGGCGTCGACCGACCGGACGCGCCGTTGGTCCGCGGCCCACACCCCGAGGCGACCATCGGAGTGGACGAGCGCTGTCGGGTGGAGGTCGACGAGTCGTCCCCGGTCGTCCGGTTGACTGGTGTGCTCGACGCCGAGGAGGCGGGCCGGGTCCACGACGTGTTGCTCGCACGGCTCAGCGACAGGCCCGGCCCGGTGGTCGCCGACGTGACCGGGCTGCTGGTCACCGACCCGGCCGGGCGGAACGTCTTCGCCGAGGTCCGCCGGGAGATCGCCGACTGGCCCGCCGCGGACCTGCTGCTCTGCGACCCGGCGGTCTCCGGGCCCGGTCGCCCCGATGCGGTCCTGGCGGGTGTGCCGGCCTGGCCCACCCTGGACGCCGCGCTGGCCGCGGTCGTCGCGGCCCCGCTGGCGGCGGTCCTGACCGCCGAGCTGCCGCCGACCGTGGAGTCCGCCCGGCAGGCCCGCGAGCTGGTCGCCACCGGTTGTGCGCGCTGGGGCATGCCGACCCTTACCGAGCCGGCGCAGATCGCGGTCACCGAGATGGTCAACAACGTGGTCACGCACGCCCGGACGCTCATGGACGTCCGGTTGGCGCCGCAGGGCGACACCCTGCACCTGGCGGTCCGTGACCACTCGTCGCGCCGGCCCACGTTCGCCGGCCTGTCCCCGCCCAACCGCGTGGGGGGCCGGGGCCTGCTGCTGATCGACACCGTGGCCCGCCGGTGGGGCACCAGCATGGTGCCGGACGGCAAGGTCGTCTGGTGCGTGCTGCACCCGGACGACGAGGCAGCGCACGACTGACGGGCCTCCCGCGCCCGGTGTCCGGTTCGCTGGGGTATGACCGGCGGCGCTCCGGTTACGGCGGGAGGGCAGCGGGTAGTGATCAGACATGCGCGACAACGAGTACCCGACCCCCGTGTCCGACACCGAGGCGGAGGGGCTGCCCGACACCGCCGACGACGACTCGACCGCCAACGACGACGTGCTCACCGGGCGCGAGGCGGACGGCCCGGAGCCGGCCCAACTGCCCGGCGACCGGACGCCGGTGGCGGTGGACCGCTTCGGGACGACCGCCGAGGAGCAACTCGACGGGGAGTCGTTGGACTACAAGCTCGACCGGGAGGTCTACGAGCGTCCGGCGGACGATCCGCTGGCCGGGACGATCGACCCGAAGATCGCCTTCGAGGCGGACAATCTGGAGGCCGCGGCGGAGGCCCAGCTGGACGCCGACGTGATGGACCCGGGCCCCACCTCGGATCCGAACTCGCCGGTCTCCCTCTACGACCACGGTCAGCTCGGCACGCCCGCCGACCACACGGTGGGCCGGCTGGTGGAGCCGGACGAGGGGGCGCACACCGACCAGGAGACCGACTCCGTGGCGTACGACGCCGGGTCGGCGGGCGGCGGGGCGACCGCGGAGGAGCTGGCCATCCACGAGACCGAGCCGCCGCGCTCGGTCTGAGCCGATCAGTCGTCCAGGCCACGCTCGATCGCGTAACGGGTCAATTCGACCCGGTTGTGCAGTTGCAGCTTACCCAGCGTGTTCTGCACGTGGTTCTGCACGGTGCGGTGGGACAGGCCGAGTCGCTGCGCGATCTGCTTGTACGACATCCCCTTGGCCACCAGGCGCAGCACCTCCGTCTCCCGGTCGGTGAGGCGGGGCATTTCCGGCTCCGCGTTCCCGGTCGTGCCCTGCCCCGGCCCGGTGGCCAGCCGCCGGTACTCCCCCAGCACCAACCCCGCCAGGCCGGGCGTGAAGACCGGGTCACCGGCGGCGGTGCGGCGTACGGCGTCGAGGAACGCGGCGGGCGCCGTCGACTTCACCAGGTAGCCGGTGGCGCCCGCCTTGACCGCGTCGAGCACGCTCTGCTCCTCGCCGCTGGCGCTGAGCATCAGCACCCGGACGTCGGGCAGCGCGGCGCGTAGCCCGACGACCACCTCGACACCGGAGATGTCCGGTAGTTGCAGGTCGAGGACTACCACGTCGGGTCGGGCGGCGGCGGCGACCCGGATCGCCTGCCGCCCCTCGCCACTTGTCGCCACCACCAGGAAGCCGGCCTCGGCCAGGTCGCGGGCCACGCCCTCGCGCCACATCGGATGGTCGTCGACGACCATCACCCGCACGGCAGTCACCGCGGTCTCCTCGGCACGGTCAGCTCTACCTCGGTGCCCGCATCGGAGGTCGACAGGATCCGGACCGTACCCCCGAGGTCGGCCACCCGACCGCAGATCGACTGGGCCACGCCGAGCCGTCCCTGCGCGGCGGCCTCGACAAGCCTGCCGTCCGGGATGCCCGGCCCCTCGTCACGGATCGACACGGTCACGGTCTCCCCCTCATCCTCGATCAACACCCAGGCCCGCCCGCCGGCGTGGTGGCCCACGTTGTCCAGGGCCGCACCGGCGGCCGCCGCCAACTCGCCGGCCACCTGCCGCGGCAGGGTGACAGGGGTGGCGGGGGCCGAGAGCGACACCGCCGCCGAGGCGTACCGGCCGAGCAGGCCCCGCAGGTCCACCGCGTCCGTACCGGCGGCAGCGGCAGGTGCGGTGCCCGCGATGAGGGCCCGCAGAGCGGCCTCCTGCTCACCGGCGAGCCGGGCCAGTTCGCCTGCCTCGCCGGGCAGGTGCGCGCCGCGCCGCTGCACGAGCGCCAGCACCTGGAGCACCGAGTCGTGGATGTCGCGTGCCAGTCGCTCCCGCTCGCGGGTGGCCGCCTCCAGTTCCACGGCGTGTTGCAGGCGTTCCTCGGCGGCCACGGCGAGCCGCGCCACGTGCCCGACCACCACCCCGGCGAGCAGCAGCAGGATCACCCCGGTGAACGAGGTCTGGCTGATCCGTTCCCGGATGGCCAGGTCCGCGCCGGCGACCAGCAGCCCGGCCACCGTGCCCCGCCGCCGGCCGCCGGAG
The DNA window shown above is from Micromonospora lupini and carries:
- a CDS encoding DUF5709 domain-containing protein; translation: MRDNEYPTPVSDTEAEGLPDTADDDSTANDDVLTGREADGPEPAQLPGDRTPVAVDRFGTTAEEQLDGESLDYKLDREVYERPADDPLAGTIDPKIAFEADNLEAAAEAQLDADVMDPGPTSDPNSPVSLYDHGQLGTPADHTVGRLVEPDEGAHTDQETDSVAYDAGSAGGGATAEELAIHETEPPRSV
- a CDS encoding response regulator — translated: MVVDDHPMWREGVARDLAEAGFLVVATSGEGRQAIRVAAAARPDVVVLDLQLPDISGVEVVVGLRAALPDVRVLMLSASGEEQSVLDAVKAGATGYLVKSTAPAAFLDAVRRTAAGDPVFTPGLAGLVLGEYRRLATGPGQGTTGNAEPEMPRLTDRETEVLRLVAKGMSYKQIAQRLGLSHRTVQNHVQNTLGKLQLHNRVELTRYAIERGLDD
- the macS gene encoding MacS family sensor histidine kinase is translated as MPSPPGGFEVPLWRALTVFRVASLVYVCALAVRDADRYAHPFAVGALILTMIVWTGATAVGYARPAWRRWPLLLADLGLVLAIVLSTPWLVGREALGHGVSTLGAAWMAGPVLAWAVSGGRRRGTVAGLLVAGADLAIRERISQTSFTGVILLLLAGVVVGHVARLAVAAEERLQHAVELEAATRERERLARDIHDSVLQVLALVQRRGAHLPGEAGELARLAGEQEAALRALIAGTAPAAAAGTDAVDLRGLLGRYASAAVSLSAPATPVTLPRQVAGELAAAAGAALDNVGHHAGGRAWVLIEDEGETVTVSIRDEGPGIPDGRLVEAAAQGRLGVAQSICGRVADLGGTVRILSTSDAGTEVELTVPRRPR